In Croceicoccus sp. Ery15, a genomic segment contains:
- a CDS encoding iron ABC transporter permease: protein MNRLNACLLATLAVALPLSLLAGRIWIAPWSDPVPNAAIILAELRLPRGILALVIGAGLGGAGAAMQGYLRNPLADPGLFGIAPGAAFGAVMALFLGIAAVPFTLPAFALAGAAGAMALLAVIAGRTGGIALFTLAGLMIASLAGTLTSLAISLSPNPFAMSEIVTWLMGALTDRSWADVWIAAPLTLTGLVVLYLCGPSLDAMMLGEEAALSLGVEARRLQWAIVAGIGLTIGAGVAVAGIVGFVGLMVPHMVRPFTDRRPSSLLVPGALAGALLVLLADTVCRVLPMAGELRLGIALSLLGAPFFLGLLLRLRRGLA from the coding sequence ATGAACCGGCTCAATGCGTGTTTGCTGGCGACGCTTGCGGTGGCCTTGCCCTTATCCCTGCTGGCGGGGCGCATATGGATCGCGCCGTGGAGCGATCCTGTCCCCAATGCCGCGATCATCCTTGCCGAATTGCGCCTGCCACGCGGGATATTGGCGCTGGTCATCGGCGCGGGTCTGGGCGGCGCAGGGGCGGCGATGCAGGGCTATTTGCGCAACCCGCTGGCCGATCCGGGCCTGTTCGGCATCGCGCCGGGGGCGGCATTTGGCGCGGTGATGGCGCTGTTTCTGGGGATTGCCGCCGTGCCATTCACCCTTCCGGCCTTTGCCTTGGCGGGAGCGGCGGGGGCGATGGCGCTGTTGGCGGTGATCGCGGGGCGTACCGGCGGAATCGCGCTGTTCACTTTGGCAGGGCTGATGATCGCCAGCCTTGCGGGTACGCTGACCAGCCTTGCGATCAGCCTGTCGCCCAATCCGTTTGCCATGTCGGAAATCGTGACTTGGCTGATGGGCGCGTTGACCGACCGGAGCTGGGCCGACGTATGGATCGCCGCGCCTTTGACCCTGACGGGGCTAGTGGTGCTCTATCTCTGCGGCCCGTCGCTCGATGCGATGATGCTGGGCGAAGAAGCCGCGCTGTCGCTGGGTGTCGAGGCTCGTCGGCTGCAATGGGCCATCGTTGCCGGCATTGGCCTGACCATCGGGGCTGGCGTGGCGGTTGCGGGGATCGTCGGCTTCGTCGGGTTGATGGTGCCGCATATGGTGCGCCCCTTTACCGATCGCCGTCCGTCGAGCCTGCTGGTGCCGGGCGCACTGGCCGGGGCCTTGCTGGTGCTGCTGGCCGATACAGTTTGCCGCGTGCTTCCGATGGCAGGCGAATTGCGGCTGGGAATCGCCCTGTCGTTACTGGGCGCACCGTTTTTCCTTGGCTTGCTGTTGCGGCTGCGACGAGGTTTGGCCTGA
- a CDS encoding ABC transporter ATP-binding protein: MIEARLLCVRRGAQMVLRDARCTLEAGQLLAICGPNGAGKSSLLTAMAGLIDPAGGGVSLDGRPLPSLAPRERARTIGFLPQQAEAAWDVSVRTLAGLGRLPWRAVPGRPARAMRKADDAAISNAIADMQLDDLVDRPVSQLSGGERARAMMARVLAGEPRFILADEPFASLDIGHARDLAGLLRLQASRGKGVAVVMHDLAMAMNHADRVIVLDQGRIVADEVPEQALDEAVISRVWNTNARWLGDRGARALTV, translated from the coding sequence ATGATCGAGGCACGACTTCTTTGCGTCCGGCGCGGTGCGCAAATGGTGCTGAGGGATGCCCGATGCACGCTCGAAGCGGGTCAATTGCTGGCCATTTGCGGTCCTAACGGTGCTGGAAAGTCTAGCCTGTTGACCGCCATGGCGGGTCTGATCGATCCAGCCGGAGGCGGGGTGTCGCTGGACGGCAGGCCGCTGCCCTCGCTCGCGCCGCGCGAACGGGCACGGACCATCGGGTTCCTGCCGCAGCAGGCCGAAGCGGCGTGGGACGTCAGCGTTCGCACTTTGGCCGGGCTGGGCCGCTTGCCGTGGCGGGCCGTACCGGGCAGGCCGGCGCGGGCGATGCGCAAAGCGGACGACGCCGCGATTTCAAACGCGATCGCCGATATGCAACTGGACGACCTGGTCGACCGGCCTGTTTCGCAATTGTCGGGGGGTGAAAGGGCGCGGGCCATGATGGCGCGGGTTCTGGCTGGCGAGCCGCGCTTCATCCTTGCCGACGAACCATTCGCCAGCCTCGACATCGGGCACGCCCGCGATCTGGCTGGCTTGCTGCGCCTGCAAGCGTCGCGTGGCAAAGGCGTTGCCGTGGTGATGCACGATCTGGCCATGGCGATGAACCATGCCGACAGGGTGATCGTTCTCGATCAAGGTCGGATCGTGGCCGATGAAGTCCCCGAACAGGCGCTGGACGAGGCAGTGATCAGCCGCGTCTGGAACACAAATGCGCGCTGGTTGGGCGACAGGGGCGCCCGTGCGCTGACGGTTTAG
- the thpR gene encoding RNA 2',3'-cyclic phosphodiesterase translates to MTHRLFVAIKPPPHVIDRLIDTMEGVDNARWQSQEQLHLTLRFAGEVDTPLANDLADALGQIRSPAFDLEMRGVGHFEKKGKPHTLWAGVAHSPALLTLQKSVESACRSAGIAQEKRVFAPHVTLARLSGSAGAIAPFLVEHAALRTDTFRVERFFLYESTLTPKGSQYDPVVAYPLR, encoded by the coding sequence ATGACCCATCGCCTGTTCGTTGCCATCAAGCCTCCGCCGCATGTGATCGACCGGCTGATAGACACGATGGAAGGCGTCGATAACGCCCGCTGGCAAAGCCAAGAGCAATTGCATCTGACCCTGCGCTTCGCAGGCGAAGTCGATACGCCATTGGCCAATGATCTGGCCGATGCGCTGGGGCAGATCCGCTCCCCTGCCTTTGATCTTGAGATGCGCGGTGTCGGCCATTTCGAGAAAAAGGGCAAACCGCACACATTATGGGCAGGGGTCGCGCATTCGCCAGCCTTGCTGACCCTGCAAAAAAGTGTCGAGAGCGCGTGCAGGTCGGCGGGGATCGCGCAGGAGAAGCGCGTGTTCGCACCCCATGTGACTCTGGCGCGATTGTCTGGCAGCGCGGGGGCGATCGCGCCTTTTCTGGTCGAGCACGCCGCCCTGCGCACTGACACCTTCAGAGTCGAACGGTTCTTTTTGTATGAAAGCACTTTGACGCCAAAGGGGTCGCAATACGATCCGGTTGTGGCCTATCCGCTGCGCTAA
- the panB gene encoding 3-methyl-2-oxobutanoate hydroxymethyltransferase, with amino-acid sequence MSTTFQLDTATSRANPTPAPMKRLTVPKVMQRKKDGVTEEPLVMLTAYTARMAQLLDPHCDMLLVGDSLGQVIYGLPSTLPVTLDMMCAHGAAVVRGSYHSLVVIDMPFGSYEASPQQAFESASRIMAETGAAAVKLEGGTAMAETVSFLSQRGIPVMGHVGLTPQAVNALGGYMARGRSEAEEAKIVADGKALEQAGAFAIVIEGVVEDIAITLTREIAIPTIGIGGSAQCDGQVLVAEDMLGMFERTPRFVKRYNDIAKIISDTAGEYAADVRARSFPGEEQVYKAK; translated from the coding sequence ATGTCCACGACCTTCCAGCTCGACACCGCGACCAGCCGCGCCAATCCCACCCCCGCCCCGATGAAGCGCCTGACCGTGCCCAAGGTGATGCAGCGCAAAAAGGACGGCGTGACCGAAGAACCGCTTGTCATGCTGACCGCCTATACCGCGCGCATGGCGCAATTGCTGGACCCCCATTGCGATATGCTGCTGGTGGGGGATTCGCTGGGGCAGGTGATCTACGGGCTGCCGTCGACCCTGCCGGTCACGCTCGACATGATGTGCGCCCATGGCGCGGCAGTGGTGCGCGGATCCTATCATTCGCTGGTGGTGATCGACATGCCGTTCGGCAGTTATGAGGCTTCGCCCCAACAGGCTTTCGAAAGCGCCAGCCGCATCATGGCCGAAACCGGCGCTGCGGCGGTCAAGCTGGAAGGGGGGACAGCCATGGCCGAAACCGTGTCCTTCCTGTCGCAGCGCGGCATTCCGGTAATGGGCCATGTTGGCCTGACCCCGCAAGCAGTGAACGCGCTGGGCGGCTATATGGCGCGCGGGCGAAGCGAGGCGGAGGAAGCCAAGATCGTCGCGGACGGAAAGGCACTGGAACAGGCCGGAGCATTCGCCATCGTAATCGAAGGCGTGGTCGAGGATATTGCCATCACCCTGACCAGGGAAATCGCCATCCCCACCATCGGGATCGGCGGATCGGCGCAATGCGATGGTCAGGTTCTGGTGGCCGAGGATATGCTGGGCATGTTCGAACGCACACCGCGCTTCGTAAAGCGTTACAACGACATCGCCAAAATCATTTCGGACACGGCGGGCGAATATGCCGCCGACGTCCGCGCCCGCAGCTTTCCGGGCGAGGAGCAGGTGTATAAGGCGAAATAG
- a CDS encoding sodium-dependent transporter, protein MAGATGQAGEQGWSSRTAFLLAAIGAAVGLGNIWRFPTLAGENGGGAFVLVYIACVFLIGLPLVLSEVMIGRTGREDAAGSIARVAEKSGVSRKWSLFGGIEILAAFLILSFYSVVAGWALYYVFVMVGDVASSIGAGAPFGAAFQGETQDVITGRMGSLFGSLGTMIGMHTIFMVVTVMIVANGVHDGIEKAAGTLMPAFFVLLVAITIYGAFTGEFAQALAFLFTPDFSQLTPTAVNEALGQALFSLSLGSAALITYGAYVGDDVKLAPTAGMIAAADTGVAMLSGLMIFPIVFAVGLDPAAGPVLVFQSLPVAFSQMPAGSLIGLAFFVLIFFAALTSSISLLEGPVAWVIDRFGVKRLHAALLVGGSAYAIGLLCAMGYNVLSDVRPLWFWGIFAENDILDSIDGITGKVMLPLAALGVSLFIGWRADRRLVETQTGLSVGMLGLYRFVMAWLAPMAVALILLFGLFPGLLG, encoded by the coding sequence ATGGCAGGTGCGACCGGACAGGCCGGAGAACAGGGCTGGTCCTCGCGGACGGCATTTTTGCTGGCTGCCATCGGTGCGGCGGTCGGATTGGGCAATATCTGGCGCTTTCCGACGCTGGCGGGCGAAAACGGGGGCGGGGCATTCGTTCTTGTCTATATCGCCTGTGTTTTCCTGATCGGCCTGCCGCTTGTTTTGTCGGAAGTGATGATCGGGCGCACCGGGCGCGAGGATGCGGCGGGATCGATCGCCCGCGTGGCCGAAAAATCGGGCGTGTCGCGCAAATGGAGCCTGTTCGGCGGAATCGAGATTCTGGCCGCTTTTCTGATCCTGTCGTTCTATTCGGTCGTGGCGGGCTGGGCGCTGTATTACGTGTTCGTGATGGTCGGCGATGTCGCATCGTCCATCGGGGCGGGTGCGCCGTTCGGCGCGGCGTTTCAGGGCGAAACGCAGGATGTGATTACGGGGCGCATGGGCTCTTTGTTCGGCAGCCTTGGCACCATGATCGGGATGCACACGATTTTCATGGTGGTAACCGTGATGATCGTCGCCAATGGCGTGCACGACGGGATCGAAAAAGCGGCCGGCACGCTGATGCCGGCCTTTTTCGTGCTGCTGGTGGCGATCACCATCTATGGTGCGTTTACGGGCGAATTCGCACAGGCGCTGGCCTTTCTGTTCACGCCCGATTTCTCGCAATTGACGCCGACCGCGGTGAACGAGGCGTTGGGGCAGGCATTGTTCTCGCTGTCGCTGGGGTCGGCGGCGCTGATCACCTATGGCGCCTATGTGGGCGACGACGTGAAGCTGGCCCCCACGGCAGGTATGATCGCGGCGGCGGATACGGGTGTGGCGATGCTGTCGGGCCTGATGATCTTTCCCATCGTGTTTGCGGTGGGCCTCGATCCGGCGGCTGGGCCGGTGCTGGTGTTCCAGTCGCTGCCAGTCGCTTTTTCGCAGATGCCTGCCGGTTCGCTGATCGGGCTGGCGTTCTTTGTCCTGATCTTCTTTGCCGCGCTCACCAGTTCGATTTCCCTGCTGGAAGGGCCGGTCGCGTGGGTCATCGACCGGTTCGGGGTAAAGCGCCTGCATGCAGCCTTGCTGGTCGGCGGGAGTGCCTATGCGATCGGGTTGCTGTGCGCGATGGGTTATAATGTGCTGTCGGATGTGCGGCCGCTATGGTTCTGGGGCATTTTTGCCGAGAACGATATTCTGGATTCGATCGACGGCATCACGGGTAAGGTGATGCTGCCGCTGGCGGCGCTGGGCGTGTCGCTGTTCATCGGCTGGCGCGCGGATCGCAGGCTGGTGGAAACGCAGACGGGACTGTCGGTGGGCATGCTGGGTCTGTACCGTTTTGTGATGGCGTGGCTGGCCCCTATGGCGGTGGCGCTGATCCTGCTGTTCGGCCTGTTTCCCGGTCTGCTGGGCTGA
- a CDS encoding pyridoxamine 5'-phosphate oxidase family protein produces MQYKEGKADELKQKFWKELASSPFVMLQLDGDPDSAAPMTAQLDKDADHAIWFFTYRTGHFAAMGPATATFSSSGHSVFARFRGTLVEETSRERMEKEWSNMTEAWFPGGKDDPNLLMLRMDLGKASIWDASIGITTTAKMMLGKDVTGDVRDKHVETSL; encoded by the coding sequence ATGCAATATAAGGAAGGAAAAGCCGACGAGCTGAAGCAAAAGTTCTGGAAGGAACTGGCCTCATCCCCCTTTGTGATGCTGCAGCTTGACGGAGATCCCGACAGCGCCGCCCCCATGACCGCGCAACTGGACAAGGATGCCGATCACGCGATCTGGTTCTTCACCTATCGCACCGGCCATTTCGCTGCGATGGGCCCCGCCACGGCCACATTCTCCTCCAGCGGCCATTCGGTATTCGCCCGCTTCCGCGGAACACTCGTCGAAGAAACCAGCCGCGAACGGATGGAGAAAGAGTGGAGCAACATGACCGAGGCATGGTTCCCGGGCGGCAAGGACGACCCCAACCTGCTGATGCTGCGTATGGATCTGGGCAAAGCATCGATCTGGGATGCCAGCATCGGAATCACGACAACCGCCAAGATGATGCTGGGCAAGGATGTCACGGGCGACGTCCGCGACAAACATGTTGAGACTTCGCTATAA
- a CDS encoding DNA polymerase Y family protein: MTPPTMAGTLQPDRRVLAIWCARLAIDRWRQAEAGGEAEPDVPLALITETAHGPRIAAATRAAGAAGVRIGTMLADARALCPALEVRPADPAGDLAFLERLAVWAQRWGPWSALDPPDGVIVDITGAAHLFGGEQRLLDDAARVFAARGLTVRLAIAPTAGAAWALAHYGRARQGKGGLVLDGGEDIAASLAPLPVAALRLDDDVLLVLRRLGLKRVGDLDGIGRDALSRRFRNRRSAMANPLMRRDQMIGLVPEPMLPVIGNPPAMVQLRLMEPIRHLPLLEVVLADLAAAMMRMLEGRGEGARRLELACWRVDGEIAIRTLELAAATRDAAHVCRLFAERIATIDAGLGIEMARLVARWAEPLGLAQADLDASAEVHGTSLAACIDRLSARLGTRAVRRPVPFASHVPERAQRWQAPLEPVPAAQESFAFHARPFRLLDKAEPIAVLYATPDGLPQRFRWRGHVHDVARAEGPERIAPEWWREKGAARLRDYYRIEDGEGRRFWIYRLGLAGDGRGGAPDWFMQGLFA, translated from the coding sequence ATGACGCCGCCGACCATGGCGGGCACCTTGCAGCCGGACAGGCGGGTGCTGGCGATCTGGTGCGCGCGGCTGGCGATCGATCGCTGGCGGCAGGCTGAAGCGGGAGGCGAGGCGGAGCCGGATGTTCCGCTCGCGCTCATTACCGAAACCGCGCATGGCCCCCGCATCGCCGCTGCCACGCGCGCCGCCGGGGCGGCGGGTGTGCGCATCGGCACCATGCTGGCCGATGCCCGCGCCTTGTGTCCCGCGCTGGAAGTGCGCCCTGCCGATCCGGCGGGCGATCTTGCCTTTCTGGAACGGCTGGCCGTGTGGGCGCAACGCTGGGGGCCATGGAGCGCGCTGGACCCGCCCGACGGGGTGATCGTCGACATCACCGGCGCGGCCCATCTGTTCGGCGGCGAGCAACGCCTGCTGGATGATGCGGCGCGCGTGTTCGCGGCGCGCGGTTTGACGGTGCGGCTGGCCATCGCACCCACGGCAGGCGCGGCATGGGCGCTGGCGCATTACGGGAGAGCCCGTCAGGGAAAGGGCGGGCTGGTGCTGGACGGGGGAGAGGATATCGCTGCCAGCCTGGCCCCTTTGCCGGTCGCGGCACTGCGGCTGGACGACGATGTGCTGCTGGTGCTGCGACGGCTGGGGCTGAAACGGGTGGGCGATCTGGACGGGATCGGCCGCGATGCGCTGTCGCGCCGGTTCCGCAACCGCCGTTCGGCCATGGCCAATCCGCTGATGCGGCGCGACCAGATGATCGGACTGGTCCCCGAACCCATGCTGCCGGTCATCGGCAATCCGCCCGCCATGGTGCAATTGCGGCTGATGGAGCCGATCCGCCACTTGCCTTTGTTGGAAGTCGTGCTGGCCGATCTGGCCGCCGCGATGATGCGCATGCTGGAAGGGCGGGGCGAAGGGGCACGGCGGCTGGAACTCGCATGCTGGCGTGTCGATGGCGAAATCGCGATCCGCACGCTGGAACTGGCCGCCGCGACGCGCGATGCCGCCCATGTCTGCCGCCTGTTTGCCGAACGGATCGCCACGATCGATGCAGGGCTGGGGATCGAAATGGCGCGGCTGGTCGCCCGCTGGGCCGAGCCGCTGGGGCTGGCGCAGGCCGATCTGGATGCCTCGGCAGAGGTGCATGGAACCAGCCTTGCAGCCTGTATCGACCGGCTGTCGGCACGGCTGGGCACGCGCGCGGTGCGGCGACCGGTGCCTTTTGCCAGCCATGTGCCCGAACGCGCCCAGCGCTGGCAGGCGCCGCTGGAGCCGGTGCCCGCAGCGCAGGAGAGCTTTGCCTTTCACGCCCGCCCGTTCAGGCTGCTGGACAAGGCAGAGCCGATCGCGGTGCTTTATGCCACGCCCGACGGTTTGCCCCAACGCTTTCGCTGGCGCGGTCATGTCCACGATGTCGCGCGTGCCGAGGGGCCGGAACGGATCGCGCCCGAATGGTGGCGCGAAAAGGGTGCGGCGCGGCTGCGCGATTACTACCGGATCGAGGATGGCGAGGGACGGCGTTTCTGGATCTATCGGCTGGGGCTGGCCGGCGACGGGCGGGGCGGAGCACCTGACTGGTTCATGCAGGGCCTTTTCGCCTGA
- a CDS encoding putative DNA modification/repair radical SAM protein codes for MAQKSLIERLKVLADAAKYDASCASSGTSKRDSLNDRGRGGKGIGSTEGMGICHAYAPDGRCISLLKLLLTNHCVFDCHYCVNRKSSNVERARFTPREVADLTLSFYKRNYIEGLFLSSGIIRNSDHTMEQLVETARILREEHDFRGYIHLKTIPEADPEIVRRAGLYADRISINVELPTDAGLARLAPDKNAHRIDGAMGAMRNAIAEGRDAKRRFRHAPAYAPAGQSTQMIVGADGASDADIVSRASALYGRHRLRRVYYSAFSPIPDASAVLPLKRPPLVREHRLYQSDWLMRFYGFSPAEVADAAGADGMLPLDIDPKLAWALKFRDSFPVDVNRASKEALLRVPGLGTRGVAQILSARRHRALRLDDVARLTVSVAKLRPFIVTVDWRPVALIDRADLKALVAPDTGRQLDLFA; via the coding sequence ATGGCACAGAAATCACTTATCGAACGACTGAAAGTCCTGGCGGATGCCGCCAAATATGATGCGTCCTGCGCATCGTCGGGCACGTCGAAACGCGACAGCCTGAACGACAGGGGGCGGGGCGGCAAAGGCATTGGATCGACCGAGGGCATGGGCATCTGCCACGCCTATGCGCCCGATGGTCGCTGCATATCCTTGCTGAAACTGCTGCTGACCAACCATTGCGTGTTCGATTGCCATTACTGCGTGAACCGCAAGAGTTCGAATGTGGAGCGCGCGCGCTTTACCCCGCGCGAGGTCGCCGATCTCACCCTCTCGTTCTACAAGCGCAATTATATCGAGGGGTTGTTCCTATCCTCGGGCATCATTCGCAATTCCGATCACACGATGGAGCAATTGGTCGAAACGGCGCGCATCCTGCGCGAGGAGCATGATTTTCGCGGCTATATCCATTTGAAGACCATTCCCGAGGCCGATCCCGAAATCGTCCGGCGGGCAGGGCTTTATGCCGATCGCATCTCGATCAATGTCGAATTGCCGACCGATGCGGGGCTGGCCCGGCTGGCGCCCGACAAGAATGCGCATCGGATCGATGGCGCGATGGGCGCAATGCGCAATGCCATTGCCGAAGGGCGCGACGCGAAGAGGCGTTTCCGCCATGCGCCGGCATATGCGCCCGCGGGGCAGTCGACACAGATGATCGTGGGTGCCGACGGGGCCAGCGATGCCGATATCGTAAGCCGCGCCAGCGCGCTTTACGGGCGGCACCGGCTGCGGCGCGTCTATTACTCGGCCTTCAGCCCCATTCCCGATGCCAGCGCGGTGCTGCCGTTGAAACGCCCGCCACTGGTGCGCGAGCACCGGCTTTACCAGTCGGACTGGCTGATGCGCTTTTACGGGTTTTCTCCGGCGGAAGTGGCCGATGCCGCCGGGGCGGACGGTATGTTGCCGCTGGACATCGACCCCAAGCTGGCATGGGCACTGAAGTTCCGCGACAGCTTTCCCGTCGACGTCAATCGCGCTTCGAAAGAGGCTTTGCTGCGGGTACCGGGACTGGGAACGCGCGGCGTGGCCCAGATCCTTAGCGCACGGCGGCATCGCGCCTTGCGACTGGACGATGTGGCCAGGCTGACCGTGTCGGTTGCAAAGCTGCGTCCCTTTATCGTCACGGTCGACTGGCGGCCCGTCGCGCTGATCGACCGCGCCGATCTGAAGGCGCTGGTCGCGCCCGATACGGGGCGGCAACTGGACCTGTTCGCATGA
- a CDS encoding TIGR03915 family putative DNA repair protein — MTALQHVRLGAYHVVPMASPDDFDEWRDHARRMVMADVPPDRVAWTEPGGPAGNLFTHGDRRLPAPDREAPPPRVSRRFIEIAKTVILHADTDRFALLYRVLWRLQSKPRLIEDGADADIRAMADMARGVRRDIHKMRAFLRFREIEHEGGEYFVAWFEPQHHILRHNAGFFTRRFANMRWSILTLRGSLHWDGDTLREGPPATRADAPNGDPVEGMWRAYYASIFNPARLKVDAMLKEMPRRYWKNMPETQLIPELIAGAQAREAAMVSAGAMENGERPATLDAVDKAIHACARCPIGALENRAVMGEGTPDAPLMIMGEQPGDIEDRQGRPFVGPAGQLLDVHLERAGIDRRAAYVTNAVKHFKYVSGDVPDRGVPNRGVSGRGASGRGKRRLHQNPSAREIDICRWWVEAERAIVRPKLVLALGASAARSVLGKTISVTKARGTPVPLDDDSELWVTVHPSYLLRLEGPARKEQARLFDADLAAVAARLRELA; from the coding sequence ATGACTGCGCTGCAACATGTGCGGCTGGGTGCCTATCACGTGGTGCCAATGGCCTCGCCCGACGATTTCGACGAATGGCGCGATCATGCGCGGCGTATGGTCATGGCCGATGTGCCGCCCGACCGCGTGGCATGGACCGAACCGGGCGGACCGGCGGGCAATCTGTTCACGCATGGTGACCGCCGCTTGCCCGCACCCGACCGCGAGGCGCCGCCGCCGCGCGTATCGCGGCGTTTTATCGAAATTGCGAAGACCGTGATCCTGCATGCCGATACCGACAGGTTCGCACTGCTGTATCGCGTGCTGTGGCGATTGCAGTCGAAACCCCGCCTGATCGAGGACGGGGCCGATGCGGACATACGCGCCATGGCCGATATGGCGCGGGGCGTGCGGCGCGACATTCACAAGATGCGGGCCTTTTTACGCTTCCGCGAGATCGAGCATGAGGGCGGCGAATATTTCGTCGCATGGTTTGAACCGCAGCATCACATCCTGCGCCATAATGCGGGTTTCTTCACGCGTCGCTTTGCCAATATGCGCTGGTCGATCCTGACCCTGCGGGGCAGCCTGCATTGGGATGGCGATACGTTGCGCGAAGGGCCGCCCGCCACGCGCGCCGATGCGCCGAACGGCGATCCGGTAGAGGGGATGTGGCGCGCCTATTACGCATCGATCTTCAATCCCGCTCGGTTGAAGGTCGACGCGATGCTGAAGGAAATGCCGCGCCGATACTGGAAAAATATGCCCGAAACGCAGCTGATTCCCGAACTGATCGCGGGGGCGCAAGCGCGCGAGGCGGCCATGGTTTCGGCAGGCGCGATGGAAAATGGCGAACGGCCCGCAACGCTGGATGCGGTGGACAAGGCGATCCATGCCTGCGCGCGCTGCCCCATCGGCGCGCTGGAAAACCGCGCGGTGATGGGTGAAGGGACGCCCGATGCCCCGCTGATGATCATGGGCGAGCAACCGGGCGATATCGAGGACCGGCAGGGACGCCCTTTCGTCGGTCCGGCGGGGCAATTGCTGGACGTGCATCTGGAACGCGCGGGGATCGACCGTCGTGCGGCCTATGTCACCAATGCGGTCAAGCATTTCAAATATGTGTCGGGGGATGTGCCTGATCGGGGCGTGCCAAATCGTGGCGTATCCGGTCGCGGCGCATCCGGTCGCGGCAAGCGGCGCCTGCACCAGAATCCCTCTGCCCGGGAAATCGACATCTGCCGCTGGTGGGTAGAGGCGGAGCGCGCCATCGTGCGGCCAAAGCTGGTGCTGGCGCTGGGCGCCAGCGCGGCGCGCAGCGTGTTGGGCAAGACAATATCGGTCACCAAGGCACGCGGCACGCCTGTGCCGCTGGACGATGACAGCGAGCTGTGGGTGACGGTGCACCCGTCCTATCTGTTGCGGTTGGAGGGACCTGCGCGCAAAGAGCAGGCGCGGCTGTTCGACGCCGATCTGGCGGCCGTCGCGGCGCGTCTTCGGGAACTGGCGTAA